A genome region from Trichoderma asperellum chromosome 7, complete sequence includes the following:
- a CDS encoding uncharacterized protein (TransMembrane:11 (o23-39i51-69o94-113i125-144o171-190i228-246o252-270i282-303o372-391i423-445o457-478i)~BUSCO:EOG092D1A1J) has product MLLFLHRPFEALATKLAASPDELKLTFSFLLSYPLAGILKRLPDAKPLQKNIFIILVSLFYLVGLFDLWDGIVTLLISAGGTYAIAKYLRGSPYMPWIGFVFVMGHMSVSHIYRQIANDPSAVDITGAQMVLVMKLSAFCWNVADGQLPADQLSEFQQSRALKELPPLVDYTAYVLFFPALFAGPAFDYAEYHRWIDTSMFDVPSQVDPAKKPPVRKKRKIPRSGTPATIKAVTGLVWIGLFVSLSSRYSPTLVPTAAFAQRSFLHRIWYIHMASMVTRFKFYGVWALTEGACILTGLGYNGVDPVTGKVSWNRLQNVDPWTVETAQNPRAYLAGWNMNTNNWLRNYIYLRVTPRGKKPGFRASMTTFVTSAFWHGFYPGYYLSFVLASLIQTSAKNFRRLVRPFFLDPITGGPTPKKKYYDFVTYLATQLTFTFTTLPFLILSFGDSLRAWANVNFYAFAWTIAAMVFFASPGKVVLKKKLEARQGKASARLKRSISSESLSGMEPILGISKEPDEDLAEAVNEFKAEIAALQKRKTR; this is encoded by the exons ATGCTGCTCTTTCTTCACCGGC CTTTCGAGGCGCTGGCGACGAAGCTTGCGGCTTCTCCAGACGAAC TCAAGTTGACCTTTTCGTTCCTGCTTTCGTATCCGCTGGCCGGAATCCTCAAGCGCCTGCCGGACGCGAAGCCCCTGCAGAAgaacatcttcatcatcct CGTCTCCCTCTTCTATCTCGTCGGCCTGTTCGATTTGTGGGATGGCATCGTCACGCTTCTCATCAGCGCTGGCGGCACCTACGCCATCGCCAAATACCTACGCGGCAGCCCCTACATGCCCTGGATcggcttcgtcttcgtcatggGCCACATGTCCGTCAGCCACATCTATCGCCAGATAGCCAACGACCCGTCCGCAGTCGACATTACCGGCGCGCAGATGGTCCTTGTCATGAAGCTCTCGGCCTTCTGCTGGAACGTCGCCGACGGCCAATTGCCAGCCGATCAGCTGTCCGAGTTCCAACAGAGTCGCGCATTGAAAGAGCTTCCCCCGCTCGTCGACTACACCGCATATGTGCTCTTCTTCCCGGCGCTGTTTGCCGGTCCGGCCTTTGACTACGCCGAGTACCACCGATGGATCGATACGTCCATGTTCGATGTCCCCTCCCAGGTCGATCCCGCCAAGAAGCCCCCCGTGCGTAAGAAGCGCAAGATTCCTCGTAGCGGCACGCCCGCCACCATCAAGGCCGTAACTGGGCTGGTATGGATCGGTCTGTTTGTTAGCCTCTCCAGCAGATACAGCCCGACGCTCGTTCCCACCGCAGCATTTGCCCAGCGATCATTTTTGCACCGCATATGGTACATCCACATGGCCAGCATGGTGACCCGCTTCAAGTTCTATGGCGTATGGGCGCTGACTGAAGGCGCCTGCATCCTGACCGGCCTGGGCTACAACGGCGTCGACCCCGTCACCGGTAAAGTTTCGTGGAACCGACTCCAGAACGTCGACCCTTGGACCGTTGAGACGGCCCAGAACCCGCGAGCGTACTTGGCCGGGTGGAACATGAATACCAACAACTGGCTGCGCAACTACATCTACTTGCGCGTCACGCCTCGGGGCAAGAAGCCCGGATTCCGTGCCAGCATGACGACGTTTGTGACGAGCGCTTTCTGGCATGGCTTTTACCCGGGTTACTATCTCAGCTTTGTGCTGGCAAGTCTCATTCAAACTTCAGCCAAGA ACTTCCGCCGCCTCGTCCGCCCCTTCTTCCTCGATCCCATCACCGGCGGTCCTACTCCTAAGAAGAAGTACTACGACTTTGTTACCTATCTTGCCACCCAGCTTACCTTTACCTTCACGACGCTGcccttcctcatcctcagctTTGGCGACTCCCTCCGCGCGTGGGCCAATGTAAACTTTTACGCTTTCGCATGGACCATTGCCGCCATGGTCTTCTTCGCGTCTCCCGGAAAGGTGGtgctcaagaagaagctcgaggCTCGCCAGGGTAAGGCAAGTGCCCGCCTGAAGCGATCCATCAGCAGCGAGAGCCTGTCCGGAATGGAGCCCATCTTGGGCATTTCGAAGGAGCCGGATGAGGATCTTGCCGAGGCTGTGAACGAGTTTAAGGCGGAGATTGCGGCGttgcagaagaggaagacgcgGTGA